One window from the genome of Streptomyces cadmiisoli encodes:
- a CDS encoding 4-hydroxy-3-methylbut-2-enyl diphosphate reductase codes for MGAMTASPGRRVLLAAPRGYCAGVDRAVIAVEKALEQYGAPVYVRHEIVHNKYVVQTLQKKGAVFVERTEEVPPGNIVMFSAHGVAPTVHEEARQGSLATIDATCPLVTKVHKEAVRFANEDYDILLIGHEGHEEVIGTSGEAPDHIQLVDGPGDVDKVEVRDPSKVVWLSQTTLSVDETMETVDALQQKFPQLISPPSDDICYATQNRQLAVKQMGAEADLVIVVGSRNSSNSKRLVEVAKLAGARDAYLVDFASEIDEAWLEGVSTVGVTSGASVPEVLVEEVLEWLSGRGYEDVEIVKAAEESITFSLPKELRRDLREEAAALIAERTGGGQDPAEK; via the coding sequence ATGGGTGCCATGACTGCTTCGCCTGGCCGCCGTGTCCTGCTCGCCGCCCCCCGTGGCTACTGCGCGGGTGTGGACCGCGCCGTGATCGCCGTCGAGAAAGCCCTCGAGCAGTACGGGGCCCCGGTGTATGTCCGCCACGAGATCGTCCACAACAAGTACGTCGTGCAGACCCTCCAGAAGAAGGGCGCCGTCTTCGTCGAGCGGACGGAGGAGGTACCCCCCGGGAACATCGTCATGTTCTCCGCGCACGGTGTCGCCCCCACCGTCCACGAGGAGGCCCGGCAGGGCAGCCTCGCCACCATCGACGCGACCTGCCCGCTGGTCACCAAGGTCCACAAGGAAGCCGTCCGGTTCGCGAACGAGGACTACGACATCCTCCTGATCGGCCACGAGGGCCACGAGGAGGTCATCGGCACCTCCGGCGAGGCCCCCGACCACATCCAGCTCGTCGACGGCCCCGGTGACGTCGACAAGGTCGAGGTCCGCGACCCCTCCAAGGTCGTGTGGCTGTCCCAGACGACGCTGTCCGTCGACGAGACCATGGAGACCGTCGACGCCCTGCAGCAGAAGTTCCCGCAGCTGATCTCCCCGCCGAGCGACGACATCTGCTACGCCACGCAGAACCGCCAGCTCGCGGTGAAGCAGATGGGCGCCGAGGCGGACCTGGTGATCGTGGTCGGCTCCCGCAACTCGTCCAACTCCAAGCGCCTCGTCGAGGTCGCCAAGCTGGCCGGCGCCCGCGACGCCTACCTCGTGGACTTCGCCTCCGAGATCGACGAGGCCTGGCTGGAGGGCGTGTCCACGGTCGGCGTCACCTCCGGCGCCTCCGTCCCCGAGGTCCTCGTCGAAGAGGTCCTCGAATGGCTCTCGGGCCGCGGTTACGAGGATGTCGAGATCGTCAAGGCGGCCGAGGAGTCCATCACGTTCTCCCTGCCGAAGGAGCTCCGCCGCGATCTGCGCGAGGAGGCGGCGGCGCTGATCGCCGAGCGCACGGGCGGCGGTCAGGACCCCGCCGAGAAGTGA
- the xseA gene encoding exodeoxyribonuclease VII large subunit, which translates to MAVNTSADTPIPVGEVSRLIGGWIDRLGAVWVEGQITQLSRRPGAGVVFLTLRDPSYDISVSVTCYRQVFDAVADVVSEGARVVVLAKPEWYAPRGQLSLRATEMRPVGVGELLARLERLKKALAGEGLFAPERKRPLPFLPQLIGLVCGRASAAERDVLENARHRWPAVRFEVRNVAVQGVHAVPQVVQAVKELDESDDVDVIIVARGGGSVEDLLPFSDEELVRAVAACRTPVVSAIGHEPDTPLLDYVADLRASTPTDAAKKVVPDVGEEFERVRLLRDRARRCVHALLDREERGLAHALARPAIQDPHRMIDERADQVDALIDRGRRCLGHHLDRAESELTHTHARVVALSPAATLKRGYAVLQKSDGHVVRGPDEVTADERLRARVAEGEFSVRVDVESGPREGE; encoded by the coding sequence ATGGCTGTGAACACGTCCGCGGACACCCCCATCCCCGTCGGTGAGGTGTCGCGGCTCATCGGGGGGTGGATCGACCGGCTCGGCGCGGTGTGGGTCGAGGGGCAGATCACGCAGTTGTCGCGGCGGCCGGGCGCGGGCGTGGTGTTCCTGACGCTGCGGGACCCGTCGTACGACATCTCCGTCAGCGTCACCTGCTACCGGCAGGTGTTCGACGCCGTGGCCGACGTCGTCAGCGAGGGCGCCCGAGTCGTCGTCCTGGCGAAACCCGAGTGGTACGCCCCGCGGGGGCAGCTGTCGCTGCGGGCCACCGAGATGAGGCCCGTCGGGGTCGGGGAGCTGCTGGCTCGTCTCGAGCGGCTGAAGAAGGCCCTGGCGGGCGAGGGCCTGTTCGCGCCGGAGCGCAAGCGGCCGCTTCCGTTTCTGCCCCAGCTCATCGGGCTGGTCTGCGGCCGGGCCTCCGCCGCGGAGCGCGACGTGCTGGAGAACGCCCGGCACCGCTGGCCGGCCGTCCGTTTCGAGGTGCGCAACGTGGCGGTGCAGGGTGTGCACGCGGTGCCGCAGGTCGTGCAGGCGGTGAAGGAGCTCGACGAGAGCGACGACGTCGACGTGATCATCGTGGCGCGGGGCGGCGGCAGCGTGGAGGACCTGCTGCCGTTCTCCGACGAGGAGCTGGTCCGGGCCGTCGCCGCCTGCCGCACGCCGGTGGTGTCGGCCATCGGCCACGAGCCCGACACCCCGCTCCTGGACTACGTCGCGGACCTGCGCGCCTCCACTCCCACCGACGCCGCGAAGAAGGTCGTGCCGGACGTGGGCGAGGAGTTCGAGCGGGTACGGCTGCTCCGCGACCGCGCGCGGCGCTGCGTCCACGCGCTGCTGGACCGGGAGGAGCGCGGGCTCGCGCACGCGCTCGCGCGGCCGGCGATCCAGGATCCGCACCGGATGATCGACGAGCGGGCCGACCAGGTGGACGCGCTGATCGACCGGGGGCGGCGGTGTCTGGGACACCACCTCGACCGGGCCGAGTCGGAGCTGACGCACACGCACGCGCGCGTGGTGGCGCTCTCCCCGGCCGCCACCCTGAAGCGGGGCTACGCGGTGCTCCAGAAGTCCGACGGGCACGTGGTGCGCGGCCCGGACGAGGTGACGGCGGACGAGCGGCTGCGGGCCCGGGTGGCCGAGGGCGAGTTCTCCGTACGAGTCGATGTCGAGTCAGGTCCCAGGGAGGGCGAATGA
- a CDS encoding exodeoxyribonuclease VII small subunit, whose translation MSSKVEETLGYEQARDELIEVVRRLEAGGTTLEESLALWERGEELAKVCRRWLEGARARLDAALAEEAEEDEIGGDAV comes from the coding sequence ATGAGCAGCAAGGTGGAGGAGACGCTCGGCTACGAGCAGGCGCGCGACGAGCTGATCGAGGTCGTACGCCGCCTGGAAGCGGGCGGTACGACGCTGGAGGAGTCGCTCGCGCTGTGGGAGCGGGGCGAGGAGCTGGCGAAGGTGTGCCGGCGGTGGCTGGAGGGGGCGCGGGCCCGGCTGGACGCGGCGCTGGCCGAGGAGGCGGAGGAGGACGAGATCGGCGGGGACGCCGTGTGA
- a CDS encoding malonic semialdehyde reductase, giving the protein MSLVLDSAAQDLLFREARTANTFTDEPVTDEQVQAIYDLVKYGPTAYNQSPLRIVLVRSAEARERLVNCMSEGNRAKTAAAPLVAILVADNEFHEELPHLFPHFPQAKELIFSERPVREASAQVNASLQAAYFIMGIRAAGLAAGPMNGMDYAAVQKEFLDDDHVPLMVVNIGRPGPDAWHSRSPRLRYDEIVTTV; this is encoded by the coding sequence ATGTCTCTCGTTCTTGACTCCGCCGCCCAGGACCTGCTGTTCCGCGAGGCCCGCACCGCCAACACGTTCACCGACGAGCCGGTGACCGACGAGCAGGTACAGGCGATCTACGACCTGGTGAAGTACGGCCCGACCGCCTACAACCAGTCGCCGCTGCGCATCGTCCTCGTCCGCTCCGCCGAGGCCCGCGAGCGCCTGGTGAACTGCATGTCCGAGGGCAACCGGGCCAAGACCGCCGCCGCCCCGCTGGTCGCGATCCTCGTCGCGGACAACGAGTTCCACGAGGAGCTTCCGCACCTGTTCCCGCACTTCCCGCAGGCGAAGGAGCTGATCTTCTCCGAGCGCCCGGTCCGCGAGGCGTCCGCCCAGGTCAACGCCTCGCTCCAGGCCGCGTACTTCATCATGGGCATCCGCGCCGCAGGTCTGGCCGCCGGCCCGATGAACGGCATGGACTACGCCGCCGTCCAGAAGGAGTTCCTGGACGACGACCACGTTCCGCTGATGGTGGTCAACATCGGCAGGCCCGGCCCGGACGCCTGGCACTCGCGCTCGCCGCGCCTCCGGTACGACGAGATCGTCACGACCGTCTGA
- a CDS encoding DUF4245 domain-containing protein, which translates to MAGTNGKQKTARGMVLSLGVCVLAAGFVYIFLPRDGSAPDLKRVDYRVELLTARRAAAYAVAAPEGLPQSWKATSVRFDGTRSDEWHLGFHTPDGEYVALEQSAGKRSAVIEEASQGARETDVTEDIGGRTWVRYTGGRYDALVLAEGEQPAEATTVVAGTGSFEQLAQVARALRTG; encoded by the coding sequence GTGGCAGGTACGAACGGCAAGCAGAAGACGGCCCGGGGCATGGTGCTCTCCCTGGGCGTGTGTGTGCTCGCGGCGGGATTCGTCTACATCTTCCTCCCGCGCGACGGCAGCGCACCCGACCTCAAGCGGGTCGACTACCGGGTCGAGTTGCTGACGGCACGCCGCGCCGCCGCCTACGCGGTGGCCGCCCCCGAGGGCCTGCCGCAGAGCTGGAAGGCGACGTCCGTCCGTTTCGACGGCACCCGGAGCGACGAGTGGCACCTGGGCTTCCACACCCCCGACGGTGAGTACGTGGCGCTGGAGCAGTCCGCCGGCAAGCGGTCCGCCGTCATCGAGGAAGCCAGCCAGGGCGCGCGGGAGACGGACGTCACCGAGGACATCGGCGGCCGTACGTGGGTGCGCTACACCGGCGGCCGGTACGACGCGCTCGTGCTGGCCGAGGGGGAGCAGCCCGCGGAGGCGACCACGGTGGTCGCCGGCACGGGGTCGTTCGAGCAGCTGGCGCAGGTGGCCCGGGCGCTGCGCACGGGCTGA
- the glpX gene encoding class II fructose-bisphosphatase, whose translation MTEHQLPSELDVPSEAPDRNLALELVRVTEAAAMAAGRWVGRGDKNGADGAAVRAMRSLVSTVSMNGVVVIGEGEKDEAPMLFNGERVGDGTGPECDIAVDPIDGTTLTAKGMPNAIAVLAAAERGSMFDPSAVFYMDKLVTGPEAADFVDIDAPVSVNIRRVAKAKRGTPEDVTVVILDRPRHEGIIKEIRDTGARIKLITDGDVAGSILALREGTGIDLLLGVGGTPEGIISACAVKCLGGTIQGKLWPKDDEERQRALDAGHDLDRVLTTEDLVTGENVFFVATGITDGELLRGVRYRAETATTDSIVMRSRSGTVRRIDSEHRLSKLRAYSAIDFDRAK comes from the coding sequence ATGACCGAGCATCAACTGCCGTCCGAACTCGATGTCCCTTCCGAGGCCCCCGACCGCAACCTCGCCCTGGAACTCGTCCGTGTGACCGAGGCCGCGGCGATGGCCGCCGGCCGCTGGGTGGGCCGCGGTGACAAGAACGGCGCCGACGGTGCCGCGGTACGCGCCATGCGCAGCCTCGTCTCCACCGTCTCCATGAACGGCGTCGTCGTCATCGGCGAGGGCGAGAAGGACGAAGCCCCGATGCTCTTCAACGGGGAGCGCGTCGGCGACGGGACCGGGCCCGAGTGCGACATCGCGGTGGACCCGATCGACGGCACCACGCTGACCGCGAAGGGCATGCCGAACGCCATCGCGGTGCTCGCCGCCGCCGAACGCGGGTCGATGTTCGACCCGTCCGCCGTCTTCTACATGGACAAGCTGGTCACCGGCCCCGAGGCGGCCGACTTCGTCGACATCGACGCGCCCGTCTCGGTCAACATCCGCCGGGTGGCCAAGGCCAAGCGGGGCACGCCGGAGGACGTCACCGTCGTCATTCTCGACCGGCCCCGGCACGAGGGGATCATCAAGGAGATCCGGGACACCGGCGCGCGCATCAAGCTGATCACCGACGGTGATGTGGCGGGCTCGATCCTGGCGCTGCGCGAGGGCACCGGTATCGACCTGCTGCTCGGTGTCGGCGGTACGCCGGAGGGCATCATCTCGGCCTGCGCCGTGAAGTGCCTGGGCGGCACGATCCAGGGCAAGCTGTGGCCCAAGGACGACGAGGAGCGGCAGCGGGCGCTGGACGCCGGGCACGACCTCGATCGGGTGCTGACCACGGAGGACCTGGTCACCGGGGAGAACGTGTTCTTCGTCGCGACCGGGATCACCGATGGGGAGCTGCTGCGGGGTGTGCGGTACCGGGCCGAGACGGCCACGACCGACTCGATCGTGATGCGGTCGCGGTCCGGAACGGTGCGGAGGATCGACTCCGAGCACCGGTTGAGCAAGTTGCGGGCGTACAGCGCGATTGATTTCGATCGGGCGAAGTAG
- a CDS encoding WhiB family transcriptional regulator — protein sequence MLQPPHSSLQVAAVPAQRGPVRDRDQDAPWHTEAVCRRDEAGLFFAPSKEPTAARLSREEAAKRVCARCPVMVECREHALIQPEPYGVWGGLTAAERRVVLARRRRRELDLKKVSRATGTIAAAG from the coding sequence GTGCTGCAACCGCCGCATTCGTCCCTGCAGGTAGCTGCCGTTCCGGCCCAGCGGGGGCCAGTGCGAGACAGGGACCAAGACGCACCCTGGCACACGGAGGCCGTGTGCCGGCGCGACGAGGCCGGCCTGTTCTTCGCGCCGTCCAAGGAGCCGACCGCCGCGCGGCTGTCCCGGGAGGAGGCGGCCAAGCGGGTCTGCGCCCGGTGCCCCGTCATGGTCGAGTGCCGCGAACACGCCCTGATCCAGCCCGAGCCGTACGGCGTCTGGGGCGGCCTGACCGCCGCCGAACGCCGGGTGGTCCTGGCCCGGCGCCGCCGCCGTGAACTGGACCTGAAGAAGGTCTCCCGCGCCACGGGCACCATAGCCGCAGCAGGCTGA
- a CDS encoding DUF1707 SHOCT-like domain-containing protein: MDLQKQTAPAAASPPAASELRASDADRDRVADILRDALAEGRLTAEEHAERVEDVYRAKTVGELEPLVRDLPGAHQVQAAPAYVSVPNRPTPGEIPADPDDNVVAVFSSAVRKGRWRAGRRIHAYSVFGSVEIDLSEAIFEYQQVVIKAFTLFGNIEVRVPENVSLRGAGGGVLGNFEVDTLDATDPQAPVVFVDGWAVLGNIEARPKRGKIVADILDRVQRKVDKSLRKHLSH, encoded by the coding sequence GTGGACCTTCAGAAGCAGACCGCTCCCGCTGCCGCCTCCCCTCCCGCCGCCTCCGAACTGCGCGCCTCCGACGCCGACCGCGACCGCGTGGCGGACATCCTGCGGGACGCCCTCGCCGAGGGGCGCCTGACCGCCGAGGAGCACGCCGAGCGGGTCGAGGACGTCTACCGCGCGAAGACGGTGGGCGAACTGGAGCCGCTGGTCCGGGATCTGCCGGGCGCCCACCAGGTGCAGGCCGCCCCGGCGTACGTGTCCGTGCCGAACCGCCCGACGCCAGGGGAGATACCGGCCGACCCGGACGACAACGTCGTCGCGGTGTTCAGCAGCGCCGTCCGCAAGGGGCGCTGGCGGGCCGGCCGCCGCATCCACGCCTACTCGGTCTTCGGCAGCGTCGAGATCGACCTGAGCGAGGCGATCTTCGAGTACCAGCAGGTCGTCATCAAGGCGTTCACCCTCTTCGGCAACATCGAGGTCCGCGTGCCGGAGAACGTCTCGCTGCGCGGCGCGGGCGGCGGCGTTCTCGGCAACTTCGAGGTGGACACGCTGGACGCGACCGACCCGCAGGCGCCGGTCGTCTTCGTGGACGGCTGGGCGGTGCTGGGCAACATCGAGGCGCGACCCAAGCGGGGCAAGATCGTCGCGGACATCCTCGACCGTGTGCAGCGCAAGGTCGACAAGAGTTTGCGCAAGCACCTTTCGCATTGA
- a CDS encoding fumarate hydratase, whose amino-acid sequence MPEFAYTDLLPMGEDTTPYRLVTSEGVSTFEADGRTFLKVEPEALRKLAEEAIHDIQHYLRPAHLAQLRRIIDDPEASSNDKFVALDLLKNANIAAAGVLPMCQDTGTAIVMGKRGQNVLTEGGDEEALSRGVYDAYTRLNLRYSQMAPLTMWEEKNTGSNLPAQIELYATDGGAYKFLIMAKGGGSANKSFLYQETKAVLNEGSMMKFLEEKIRSLGTAACPPYHLAIVVGGTSAEYALKTAKYASAHYLDEIPTEGSPLGHGFRDKELEEKVFELTQKIGIGAQFGGKYFCHDVRVVRLPRHGASCPVAIAVSCSADRQAVAKITAEGVFLEQLETDPARFLPETTDEHLDESSDVVRIDLNQPMDDILAELTKYPVKTRLSLNGPLVVARDIAHAKIKERLDAGEEMPQYLKDHPVYYAGPAKTPEGYASGSFGPTTAGRMDSYVEQFQAAGGSKVMLAKGNRSKQVTDACGTHGGFYLGSIGGPAARLAQDCIKKVEVVEYEELGMEAVWKIEVEDFPAFIVVDDKGNDFFQNPAPEPTFTHIPVRGPGLA is encoded by the coding sequence ATGCCTGAGTTCGCGTACACCGATCTGCTCCCGATGGGAGAGGACACCACCCCCTACCGGCTGGTGACCTCCGAAGGTGTCTCCACCTTCGAGGCCGACGGGCGAACGTTCCTCAAGGTCGAGCCGGAGGCCCTGCGCAAGCTGGCCGAGGAGGCCATCCACGACATCCAGCACTACCTGCGCCCCGCGCACCTGGCGCAGCTGCGCCGGATCATCGACGACCCCGAGGCGTCGAGCAACGACAAGTTCGTGGCGCTGGACCTGCTGAAGAACGCGAACATCGCCGCCGCGGGCGTGCTGCCCATGTGCCAGGACACCGGTACGGCGATCGTCATGGGCAAGCGCGGCCAGAACGTCCTCACCGAGGGCGGTGACGAGGAGGCGCTGAGCCGCGGCGTCTACGACGCCTACACCCGGCTCAACCTGCGCTACTCGCAGATGGCGCCGCTGACCATGTGGGAGGAGAAGAACACCGGCTCCAACCTCCCGGCGCAGATCGAGCTGTACGCGACGGACGGCGGGGCGTACAAGTTCCTGATCATGGCCAAGGGCGGCGGCTCCGCCAACAAGTCGTTCCTCTACCAGGAGACGAAGGCGGTCCTCAACGAGGGCTCCATGATGAAGTTCCTGGAGGAGAAGATCCGTTCGCTGGGCACGGCCGCCTGTCCGCCGTACCACCTGGCCATCGTGGTCGGCGGCACGAGCGCGGAGTACGCGCTGAAGACCGCCAAGTACGCCTCGGCGCACTACCTGGACGAGATCCCCACCGAGGGTTCGCCGCTCGGGCACGGCTTCCGGGACAAGGAGCTGGAGGAGAAGGTCTTCGAGCTGACCCAGAAGATCGGCATCGGGGCGCAGTTCGGCGGCAAGTACTTCTGCCACGACGTGCGCGTGGTCCGCCTGCCCCGGCACGGCGCGTCCTGCCCGGTCGCGATCGCGGTGTCCTGCTCCGCCGACCGCCAGGCCGTCGCGAAGATCACCGCGGAGGGCGTCTTCCTGGAGCAGCTGGAGACCGACCCGGCGCGCTTCCTGCCGGAGACGACGGACGAGCACCTGGACGAGTCCTCCGACGTCGTCAGGATCGACCTGAACCAGCCAATGGACGACATCCTCGCGGAGCTGACCAAGTACCCGGTCAAGACCCGCCTCTCCCTCAACGGCCCGCTGGTCGTGGCCCGCGACATCGCGCACGCCAAGATCAAGGAGCGGCTGGACGCCGGCGAGGAGATGCCGCAGTACCTCAAGGACCACCCGGTGTACTACGCGGGCCCGGCGAAGACGCCCGAGGGCTACGCCTCCGGCTCCTTCGGCCCGACCACGGCCGGCCGTATGGACTCCTACGTCGAGCAGTTCCAGGCGGCCGGCGGCTCCAAGGTGATGCTGGCGAAGGGCAACCGCAGCAAGCAGGTCACCGACGCCTGCGGCACCCACGGCGGTTTCTACCTCGGCTCCATCGGCGGCCCCGCCGCCCGCCTCGCCCAGGACTGCATCAAGAAGGTCGAGGTCGTCGAGTACGAGGAGCTCGGCATGGAGGCGGTCTGGAAGATCGAGGTCGAGGACTTCCCGGCGTTCATCGTCGTGGACGACAAGGGCAACGACTTCTTCCAGAACCCGGCGCCGGAGCCGACCTTCACACACATCCCGGTGCGCGGTCCCGGCCTGGCCTGA
- a CDS encoding NAD(P)/FAD-dependent oxidoreductase yields MSKRLTCDVMVVGAGMVGAACALYAARAGLDTVVVDRGPVAGGTTGAGEGNLLVSDKAPGPELDLALLSGRLWTELAREAGDTVEYEPKGGVVVAESPEGLAALEEFAAGQRAAGVDAESVPADRLGELEPYLAPGPAGGVHYPQDAQVMPALAAAHLVRLSGARVETGRTVTGVLRAADGSVRGVRTDRGDLHAPYVVNAAGTWSGEVAALAGVHLPVLPRRGFVLVTEPLPRRIRHKVYAADYVADVASDSAALQTSPVVEGTAAGPVLIGASRERLGFDRTFSLPVVRALAAGATRLFPFLEDVRVLRSYLGFRPYLPDHLPAVGPDPRVPGLYHACGHEGAGIGLATGTGHLIAQALGGKSPELDLTPFRPDRFPEAS; encoded by the coding sequence GTGAGCAAGCGACTGACCTGCGATGTCATGGTCGTCGGAGCCGGGATGGTGGGCGCCGCCTGCGCGCTGTACGCGGCTCGTGCGGGCCTGGACACCGTGGTGGTGGACCGTGGTCCGGTGGCGGGCGGCACCACTGGCGCGGGCGAGGGCAATCTGCTCGTCTCCGACAAGGCGCCGGGTCCCGAGCTGGACCTCGCCCTGCTGTCCGGCCGCCTGTGGACCGAGCTGGCGCGGGAGGCCGGGGACACGGTCGAGTACGAGCCGAAGGGCGGCGTCGTGGTCGCCGAATCGCCCGAAGGGCTCGCCGCGCTGGAGGAGTTCGCGGCCGGGCAGCGGGCCGCCGGTGTCGACGCCGAGAGCGTCCCGGCGGACCGGCTGGGCGAGCTGGAGCCGTACCTGGCGCCCGGGCCGGCCGGCGGTGTGCACTATCCGCAGGACGCCCAGGTGATGCCGGCCCTGGCGGCGGCACACCTCGTCCGCCTCTCGGGCGCGCGGGTCGAGACCGGCCGCACGGTCACCGGCGTGCTGCGCGCCGCCGACGGATCGGTGCGCGGCGTGCGCACGGACCGGGGCGACCTGCACGCGCCGTACGTGGTGAACGCGGCCGGTACCTGGAGCGGCGAGGTGGCTGCGCTGGCCGGGGTGCACCTGCCCGTCCTCCCCCGGCGCGGCTTCGTCCTGGTCACCGAACCCCTGCCGCGCCGGATCCGGCACAAGGTGTACGCCGCGGACTACGTGGCCGACGTCGCCAGCGATTCGGCGGCCCTGCAGACCTCGCCGGTGGTCGAGGGCACCGCCGCCGGGCCGGTGCTGATCGGCGCCAGCCGGGAACGGCTCGGCTTCGACCGCACCTTCTCGCTGCCGGTGGTGCGGGCCCTCGCGGCGGGCGCGACCCGCCTGTTCCCGTTCCTGGAGGACGTACGGGTGCTGCGGTCGTATCTGGGCTTCCGCCCGTATCTGCCGGACCATCTGCCCGCCGTGGGGCCCGACCCCAGGGTGCCGGGGCTGTACCACGCCTGCGGGCACGAGGGCGCGGGCATCGGGCTGGCGACCGGCACCGGCCATCTGATCGCGCAGGCGCTGGGCGGGAAGTCCCCGGAGCTGGACCTGACGCCGTTTCGCCCCGACCGCTTCCCGGAGGCCTCGTGA
- a CDS encoding (2Fe-2S)-binding protein: MNPLRLVRARPDAPFTVTFDGREIPALPGRTVAAVLWAAGITSWRTTRTSGSPRGVFCGIGVCHDCLVTVDGRPNQRACLVPAVPGADIRTQEGTGHDA, from the coding sequence GTGAATCCGCTGCGCCTGGTCCGGGCACGCCCGGACGCCCCGTTCACCGTCACGTTCGACGGCCGGGAGATCCCCGCGCTGCCCGGCCGGACCGTCGCCGCCGTGCTCTGGGCGGCGGGCATCACCTCCTGGCGCACCACCCGGACGTCGGGCAGCCCGCGCGGGGTCTTCTGCGGGATCGGGGTCTGCCACGACTGCCTGGTCACCGTCGACGGCCGCCCCAACCAGCGGGCCTGCCTCGTCCCGGCCGTGCCCGGCGCCGACATCCGTACGCAGGAGGGCACCGGTCATGACGCGTGA
- a CDS encoding FAD-dependent oxidoreductase, whose amino-acid sequence MTREPAGLAVVGAGPAGLAAAVAAAGLGVRVVLLDAAPGPGGQFYRQPAAGLGARRPGALHHQWRTWRRLRAALDTLVDRGRVTCLTEHHVWAVEREADGLTVHALLGPEQDRSVAVRAASVLLATGGYEKVLPFPGWTLPGVLTAGGAQAMLKGGLVLPGRRAVVAGTGPLLLPVATGLAGAGAAVVALVESAGPKDFVRRSRALAAEPAKLAEGAGYAAGLVRHRIPFRGRHTVVEAHGGDRLEAVTVAALDAEGRPRAGTLRRLACDTLAVSHGMLPHTDLAETLGCRLDGPDVHVDDEQRTDVPGVWAAGEATGIGGAALALAEGHIAGHSVAARLAGTAPDPDAWAGAARVRTRLRAFFAALDGVYAPPRQWPELVTDDTVACRCEDVTAGAVRSAVRDLGAGDLRTVKLLTRAGMGWCQGRICAPGVAGVAGCDLTPTRRPIARPVPLGVLATPPDRPDAPGHPEAPDRHDEHDQIDPPDPTPSKGLS is encoded by the coding sequence ATGACGCGTGAACCGGCGGGCCTCGCCGTGGTCGGCGCCGGACCGGCCGGCCTCGCGGCCGCCGTGGCCGCCGCCGGGCTCGGGGTGCGCGTGGTCCTGCTCGACGCCGCCCCGGGGCCGGGCGGGCAGTTCTACCGGCAGCCCGCTGCCGGCCTCGGGGCACGCCGCCCCGGGGCGCTGCACCACCAGTGGCGCACCTGGCGGCGGCTGCGCGCCGCGCTCGACACGCTCGTCGACCGCGGACGCGTCACCTGCCTGACGGAACATCATGTGTGGGCCGTGGAGCGGGAGGCGGACGGCCTCACCGTGCACGCGCTGCTCGGGCCGGAGCAGGACCGGTCCGTCGCGGTGCGCGCCGCGTCCGTGCTGCTCGCCACCGGCGGGTACGAGAAGGTGCTGCCGTTCCCCGGCTGGACGCTGCCGGGGGTGCTCACCGCGGGCGGGGCGCAGGCCATGCTGAAGGGCGGGCTCGTCCTGCCCGGCCGCCGCGCGGTCGTGGCCGGCACCGGACCGCTGCTGCTGCCGGTGGCCACCGGGCTGGCCGGGGCGGGCGCCGCGGTCGTCGCGCTCGTCGAGTCCGCCGGTCCGAAAGACTTCGTCCGCCGCTCCCGCGCCCTGGCCGCCGAGCCCGCCAAGCTCGCCGAGGGCGCCGGGTACGCGGCCGGACTCGTGCGCCACCGGATCCCGTTCAGGGGCCGCCACACCGTCGTCGAGGCGCACGGCGGGGACCGGCTGGAGGCCGTGACCGTGGCCGCCCTCGACGCCGAGGGACGCCCGAGGGCGGGCACCCTGCGGCGGCTGGCCTGCGACACGCTGGCGGTGAGCCACGGCATGCTGCCGCACACCGACCTCGCCGAGACGCTGGGCTGCCGGCTCGACGGGCCGGACGTGCACGTCGACGACGAACAGCGCACCGACGTGCCCGGCGTGTGGGCCGCCGGGGAGGCCACCGGAATCGGCGGAGCCGCCCTCGCGCTCGCCGAGGGCCACATCGCCGGACACTCCGTCGCGGCCCGGCTGGCCGGTACGGCACCCGACCCGGACGCCTGGGCCGGGGCCGCTCGGGTCCGCACCCGGCTGCGCGCGTTCTTCGCGGCCCTGGACGGTGTCTACGCCCCGCCCCGGCAGTGGCCCGAGCTGGTCACCGACGACACGGTCGCCTGCCGCTGCGAGGACGTCACCGCGGGGGCCGTGCGCTCGGCCGTGCGCGATCTCGGTGCCGGTGATCTGCGCACCGTGAAGCTGCTGACCCGGGCCGGGATGGGCTGGTGCCAGGGGCGGATCTGCGCCCCCGGGGTCGCCGGCGTCGCCGGGTGCGACCTCACCCCGACCCGCCGTCCGATCGCCCGGCCGGTGCCGCTCGGCGTACTCGCGACCCCGCCGGACCGGCCCGACGCACCAGGGCACCCCGAGGCACCCGACCGGCACGACGAGCACGACCAGATCGACCCGCCCGACCCGACTCCTTCGAAGGGGCTTTCATGA